In Amphiura filiformis chromosome 2, Afil_fr2py, whole genome shotgun sequence, one DNA window encodes the following:
- the LOC140144250 gene encoding uncharacterized protein, whose amino-acid sequence MVLKVHWVEGRRPQGRNSLMSPMKSTDIERNEDLHDRDKRQSGGDIDVSGTQQQHTIDSSSCAQDSLRGRDGRDGRDGRDGEIGQKGEGEKGNAGSPGRDATDPGSVGTTYFRWGRTTCPSTSQLIYEGIVSGGHYTHKGGAVNYLCLPLDPEDLQVEAGTAGSRQYLYTTEYEINNFAPFSHLHDHDVPCAVCRVTGRSTLLMIPAKTTCPSNWTSEYRGYMMTAHHDHIHQTEYVCVDENAEARSGTAVGTDGALMYLVEATCGTHGLPCLPYVAGNELACVVCTI is encoded by the exons ATGGTGTTGAAAGTGCACTGGGTCGAAGGTAGGCGTCCGCAAGGTCGAAATTCATTGATGTCTCCCATGAAATCAACTGATATAGAGAGGAATGAG GATCTACATGATAGAGATAAGAGACAATCAGGTGGCGATATCGATGTCAGCGGGACTCAACAACAACACACAATAG ATTCAAGTTCTTGTGCCCAGGATTCGCTTAGAGGAAGAGACGGACGGGATGGACGAGATGGAAGGGACGGAGAAATAGGACAAAAAGGAGAAG GAGAGAAGGGTAATGCCGGAAGTCCTGGACGAGACGCAACGGATCCAGGTAGTGTAGGAACCACATATTTCCGATGGGGGCGCACTACATGCCCATCCACTTCCCAACTTATCTACGAAG GTATTGTCAGTGGTGGTCACTACACTCACAAAGGAGGTGCAGTAAATTATCTCTGTTTACCATTGGATCCTGAGGATCTCCAGGTCGAGGCCGGAACTGCAGGTAGTCGCCAATATCTGTACACAACCGAATACGAGatcaataactttgcaccattCTCACATCTCCACGACCATGATGTTCCATGCGCTGTCTGCAGAGTTACTGGCCGAAGCACGCTTCTTATGATTCCCGCCAAAACGACCTGTCCCTCTAATTGGACAAGTGAGTACAGAGGATATATGATGACAGCCCACCATGATCACATTCATCAAACTGAATACGTGTGTGTTGATGAAAATGCTGAAGCGCGGTCAGGAACTGCTGTTGGTACTGATGGAGCTCTTATGTACCTCGTAGAAGCGACTTGCGGGACACATGGCTTGCCTTGTCTTCCATACGTTGCTGGAAATGAATTGGCATGTGTTGTTTGCACGATATAG